ATGCCACAATGGTTAGGAAAACGAATAAAATCCGATTACCCATCAATCCCATCGGTGATAATATTGTCCCGGCAATAAAAATAATGGCTGGTCCTAGTGACCAAGCAAATTGTGAAATACCAATATTTTTAGCTCGGTCATTCGATTGTGATGTTTCTGAAATATAAGTCCACGATGCAGGTACCCCCGCACCAACTGCAATCCCAGTTACTAAGAATCCGGCTAGTAACATCGGAAAATTAACCGAGAATGCTACGATAGCTGTACCAACCATATAAATCAGCATATCGTACGTATAAATAACCTTACGACCATACTTATCTGATAAGTGGCCTCCAATTAAAGCACCAATTGCTGAACCAAATGCATTTGCGCTTAACGCACCCAACAATCCGACTTGAAAACTGCTTAAACCCAAAGCTTTAGTCCATAGCGTTAGACCACTAGCACCGGCGACAATGGAACCAGAATCCAGAAAGTTTGTGATTGATACCGCAATTGTAGATCCAGCAGATCCTTGTTCTTTTTTACTCATTACATCTACCTCCTTTAAAAAAGTAAGCGGTTTCATTTGTTTACAAGCCACATTGTACCCGTTGACTTCACTATGCTACAATAACAGTTGTGCGGTATGTGTGTATCATATTTACAGGAGGGATTGTGAATGGAAGCACGTATTTTGAACCTTTTAAAGCAACCAACATTAATCGAGGAAAAACAAAAAAAACAGCATTGTTTTGTAGAAGACATGCCAACATACGCAATTAACAAAGCACTCTCTAAAGAAGAACATGCCCGTGTTCTCAGCAACTATTTCTTTAGAAATAAAGATATTTACATTAGCAGACACAATCGCTATGCCGATTACCCAACTCATACACACACCTTTTTGGAAATGAATTATATGTTACAAGGTCATGCTAATGAAATTGTTGATGATAATAAGGTTACTTTAAATACAGGTGATTTATTATTGCTAGATAGTGGTTCAACTCATTCAATCGCTGCTTTAGGCGATGACGATTTGCTCATAAACATTTTATTCAGAACTAAAAATATTAGCATCGATCTATTAAATGACTTGCGTCGCAGTAATAGTGTGTTATACGACTTTTTACTTAATCAAGTTGTTGGAAAACAAGACCAGTCTAGGGACTATCTCATTTTCTCTAAACGACGCAGTAGCGAAATTACCGACACTTTGAATCGGATAATTGAAGAGTATTATTTAAAAAAAGATTTTTCAAACGCTATAATTCAGTCCTATCTATCCATCTTATTAGTTCAACTAGTCCGTAAGTATCCCCTAAATGGACCACATCAAGCCAGCAAACGACGATTAATGGCAATTAAAATTCTTAAGGATATTGCTACTGAATATAAAACAATTAACTTAACCACACTGGCTACTCGCTATAACTACAATAAAAATTATCTTAGTAATATGTTCAAACAAGAAGTTGGTAAGCCATTCAGTGAGGTCCTAACTCGTCAACGTTTAATTCAGGCCAGGACTCTAATCACGTCTAGCTCAGCGCCCATCGCTACTATCATGGAACAAGTCGGTATTTCTAATAAAACCTTTTTTTATAAAAAGTATCAAGAGTATTACCATTCTGTTCCCAGTGCCGATCGCTAAAAAAATAATGATTTACAAATTAATCCTAATTTGCTATATTAGTCGTCAAAAGTAAGCGGTTTCTGAAAAGAGGAAACCATGTCAACAGCTGAACAAAATCTCGATCCACATCTTCAAAATGCAATCTGGGGGTTACCACTATTACGCCCAGACGAACAGCATCGTTGCTTAGGTACCTTTTATGAGCGAATTGACTTGAAAATTACATTTGAGCAAGCCTTACAGCGAGATTTTTCCCAAGAACTACTACTAACTATTCAACAACATCCAGAACGCATGTTATTACTACATGGTAAACTTGATGCTGATATTTTAGGTCGTTATGTTAAGTTAGCTCACCAAACTGCGATTAATTTCGCCATTAAATCTGACATTTTCTATCACCATGACCGCAATAGCGTTGCAATCATTCTTTGTGCCAATACCAATATTGATTACCAAAAAACTGACATCACGCAACGTTTTCCAACCCCAGTTAAACCAAAAATCATCAAAAAACATCATTGGTTTACTTAGTTCAATACAACAAGCCGCTCAAAATTATCAGTCAAAATGACTAGTAACTTTGAGCGGCTTGTTGTATTTATTTTAAACTAGATTGTGAACAAAAAAATTAATGGAAACTGAATTGTTTTCTAATATTTATTCAATTTTAATCTTTTCATGATCCTGGAAACATAACCCTAACATCATTTATTTTCATCTTTTCAATGAATAGTTTATCGGGCTTTTTATCAGTTATTAAAATTGACCATGCCGATAATTCAGCCAGTTTAATATAATCTGAATTGTCATGTCGAAACTTAGTATGATCTGCTAACAATATACTTTCACGCGCATTTTCCACCATTTGCCGCTTAATAGTTGCTTGTTCAACATCTGCCATATAGGCTCCCGAAATATCTAAGGTACTGCATGACATAATTGCAAGTTGTGGGCGAAACATTGCGATATCTTGAAGTGTATGACTGCCTAATATCGAATCAGAATTAGCACGTAATTGCCCACCAGTTAAAAATACATTTAAATTTGTCATTGAATTGGCAGCCACTGTAAACTGCAAATTATTCGTAATAATATTTAAATTTTGATAGTCCATCAAATAATTCGGTAAATGCGCCGCAGTTGTACTTGAATCAATAAACATTGCTTGATTATCTTGAATTACTTTAGCTAATAGACGACAGATAACCTTTTTTTCAGCAATATGCTCACGCCTCCGAAATGGTGATGCAAACTCAATATTAGTATCTTGCAATAACGATACCATACCAAAAGTTCTTTTTATTCGTCCAGATTGTTCTAAGATAATCAGATCCCGACGCATTGTCGAAATACTTTCACTTGTCAAATCAATTAATCGCTTAACACTAATTCTTGGATGCTTTTTTAGTATCCTCAATATTTGAACCAATCGATCATCTCTATTACTCATCTTTACCCTCCAAATGAACATTCTTGAACTATATCCGCCTATTTTGAACATTTAGTTGGAATAATTTTGAATGATTTTCATAATATGTCGAATTGCATACCAATCCGCATATAGCCATCATATACTGGTCATTGAAAGCGAATCGGCGAGGGTAATGTGAATAATATTCAATCTATATCACTAATATTAATTAACATATTATCATATCATTTATTAAAAAAATAAATTTTATCTGTAATCACTTTGAAAATTATCAACCAGTTTTTCATTATGGGTTGCCATTAAATGAATCCGCTTTCAAAAGACTATTAGGAGGACTTCTTATGGATTATCAAACAATGCTTAAACCAGAGTTAATTTTTTTAAATGTTGATGCTGAGGATCGAATTGATTTATATCAGCAAGTAGCAAAAGAGCTATTGAAACTAGGCTATGTAAAAGACTCTTATGAATCTGCATTAAACCAACGCGAAGATGAATTTCCAACTGGTGTAGTGAGTGATCTAATTTCAATCGCCTTACCACATGCCAACCCTGAAAACATTTATAAACCGTTTGTATGCGTCGTAACTACTCGAAAACCGATTCCAATGCTTCAAATGGGCTACAATACCGAAGAGCAAGCCAAAGTATTCTTCTTTTTAGGAATTACCCACGCTGATGATCAACTGATTCTCTTACAAAAATTCATGGCTCTAATTCAAGATCCAATCTTCGTAAAACATCTTGATAAAATCCATGACAATGCTGAAATGTTCACTTACTTGACCAAAGAATTCAAATAGTTCAAAAAAAGAAAGGAAGTATCCTATTATGGCAAAAATTATTGTTGCTTGTGGAAGTGGCGTCGCTTCAAGCGAGTTAGTTGTTAAGCATATTTCAGATTTTTTTGAAGATCATCACATAACAGGTGTCGAAGTCGAAGCTACTGACTTTAAAAAATTACCAGATATTTTGGCCAACTATGATATCTATGTTTGGATTGCACGTCCAAGCGAAGAAATTCAGCAAATTGTTGACGATAAAAATATTGCTTCAGTCAATGGACTACCAATTTTCACTGGACAAAAACCAGAGATTTCCTACAAGGCTATTATTACTGCCTTAAAAAGAATGCAATCTTAACGATGCTCTAATTAGGAGGAACAACTCATGGATGTGTTAAAAACAATCGTTAATTACGTTTTAAATCTCGGAGCACCGGTCTTTGTACCGCTAATTATGTTTATTCTAGCTACAATTGCCGGCCTAAAACTCAAAAAATCAGTTTTAGCCGCATTAACTTTAGGGGTCGCCTTCAGTGGCATGACTTTAGTCGTTAACTATATGATGGATTCAATTTCACCAGCTGCTAAAGCAATGTCTAAAGTTTTCCATCTAAGCTTAAATGCCATTGATGCTGGATGGACCGGTGTTGCTGCAATTACTTGGTCATATAAATCAGCATTTTTATTCTTCCCATTATTACTTGCAATTAATTTCATCATGCTAACTTTTAATTGGACAAAAACGTTAAACGTTGATATGTGGAACGTTTGGAATAAAATTTTTACTTATGTAGTTGTTTTATATTTTACTCACAATGCCTTCTACGGATTTCTAGTTGCCGGTCTCCAAATTGTACTTGAACTCAAAGCCGGTGACATGTGGCAGCGACACATTGAAGATCTTACTGGAATGCCTGGAGTTACCGTCCCACATTTTGTCACTTTGTTTGCTGTTATTTTACAACCATTGAACAAATTACTCGATTTCATTCCAGCCATGAATAGACCTTTTGATTCAGCTGCGCTACAAAAGAAAATTGGCGTCTTTGGTGATAACACCGTCATGGGAGCCATTATCGGAGTATTGCTTGGCTTTGGCGCCGGGTACTCGGTGTCAGGCTCATTAAACTTAGCTATTGAAGCTGCAACTGCAATGACCTTATTCCCAATGATTTCAAAGCTCTTTATGCAAGCGCTGTCACCAATTGCTGATGCGATGAGTGATTTTATGAAAAAACATTTCAATGGTCGTGAATTCTTTATTGGTTTAGATTGGCCAATTTTAGCTGGACGTAACGAACTCTGGGTAACAGTCGTTATTTTAGTACCAATTATGCTAATTTTCGCCATGATCCTTCCAGGAAATACCGTCTTACCTTTTGCCGGCATTATTAACCTTTCCTTTGTGGTTGCAGCACTCCTACTGACGGGGGCTAATTTACTACGTATGTTGGTTCTTGGTGTTATTACTACACCCATCTTTCTGTATGGTGCAACCTACTTTGCACCAGTTATTACCAATCTTGCAAGAACTACTGGAACGGTTAAAGTTCGTGCAGGCCAACAATTATCTTGGTCGACTTTTGAAGGCCCGGACTTTCGATTATTCTTTGCTAAAGCTTTTACTGGTGAATGGTGGGCCATTGCTCTAGTTATTCTTTGGTTATTAGGCTTTGTCTGGCTATATATTGATCAAAACAAGCTTAAATTACCTAGTCAACGTTATACTACTGGCAATAGCTCACCGGTCTCAGTAACGACGACAACCTCTAATATTTCAACAGCTGATGTCAATCTTGACGACCTTGATGGACTAGACTTCGGGACTACTTCCCATAATAAAAAAGCGACATCCGAAAAACAAGCTTCCAATCTTAATGATGTTGATAATATGGATTTTAGTCATGCTTCTAAACAAAAATAATCACGGTGAATTATTATGAAAACAAATCACAAAAAGAATTCCCTTAAATTGTTCTGGTCATTATTACTTTTTGTAGATGTTCTACTTTTTATCGATGCCTTAAGCACTACTACTATTTGGGCATGCTTATTGGTTATGATTTTAAGTGAGCTCATCTATTTCAAAGGCAATAAATACCTTTTTGGTGAATTTGATCGTAAACAACAACTAAAACGCGAACAACGCAAACAAAAATATTTACAAAACAAAGAATCGGAGTAACGATATTATGACAGAAGAATATGTATTTGAAGCTGAGCGTCGTGATTTAGCAATGGTTTCAAGAGAGATGTTTAATCGTAAAAATACTAACATTGCTGGAGGTAATATTTCTGTAAAAATCACTGCCTCTCACAATATTGATTTCGGTAGAGTCCACATAAAAAAGTATCATGATTATATTATTATGACACCTACTTTTATGTCTGAAGCGTGGTATGGCAAACTAGATGGTGCTCAAATTCTAGTCGTTGATTTAGAAACTGGTCAACAAATTGATGGTGTTGGTCGATTAACTCGCGAAATCAACATGCACCTTGAAGCCTATGCCGCCAATCCAGCTATTACCGTTGTTTATCACTCACATGCTGAAGAATCAATGTTTTGGGCAACCATTGGACAAGATATGCCAAATGTTACAGAAATTACAGCTGTTAATCAGAGTCTCGGAAAAATCCACTGTTTACCTTATGAACCTGCTTGCTCCAAAGCACTAGCTGATCAAGTCCATACCAGCTTAGTTGACTTAGGTGATGCTGCTTTAGAAAACATCTTTCTATTAAATAGCCACGGTGTTTTAATTACTTGTACTGATCTACATGCAGCCACTCGTATTCTCGAAACAGTTGAATGGAATGCTAAAATTGCCTATCAACAAACCGTTTTTAAATCACTTGGCTTATTAAAGAAATATCAATCGTGTGGAAAAAATACGGATGCATTTTTAAATTAATATGGATTCTATGATATTTGGTGCTGATGGAGAAATCCGTTAACACCAAATATTATAGATCCAAAATATCTAGCGCTTGTGGTGC
This genomic window from Lactobacillus sp. CBA3606 contains:
- a CDS encoding helix-turn-helix domain-containing protein encodes the protein MEARILNLLKQPTLIEEKQKKQHCFVEDMPTYAINKALSKEEHARVLSNYFFRNKDIYISRHNRYADYPTHTHTFLEMNYMLQGHANEIVDDNKVTLNTGDLLLLDSGSTHSIAALGDDDLLINILFRTKNISIDLLNDLRRSNSVLYDFLLNQVVGKQDQSRDYLIFSKRRSSEITDTLNRIIEEYYLKKDFSNAIIQSYLSILLVQLVRKYPLNGPHQASKRRLMAIKILKDIATEYKTINLTTLATRYNYNKNYLSNMFKQEVGKPFSEVLTRQRLIQARTLITSSSAPIATIMEQVGISNKTFFYKKYQEYYHSVPSADR
- a CDS encoding YueI family protein, which gives rise to MSTAEQNLDPHLQNAIWGLPLLRPDEQHRCLGTFYERIDLKITFEQALQRDFSQELLLTIQQHPERMLLLHGKLDADILGRYVKLAHQTAINFAIKSDIFYHHDRNSVAIILCANTNIDYQKTDITQRFPTPVKPKIIKKHHWFT
- a CDS encoding DeoR/GlpR family DNA-binding transcription regulator gives rise to the protein MSNRDDRLVQILRILKKHPRISVKRLIDLTSESISTMRRDLIILEQSGRIKRTFGMVSLLQDTNIEFASPFRRREHIAEKKVICRLLAKVIQDNQAMFIDSSTTAAHLPNYLMDYQNLNIITNNLQFTVAANSMTNLNVFLTGGQLRANSDSILGSHTLQDIAMFRPQLAIMSCSTLDISGAYMADVEQATIKRQMVENARESILLADHTKFRHDNSDYIKLAELSAWSILITDKKPDKLFIEKMKINDVRVMFPGS
- a CDS encoding PTS sugar transporter subunit IIA, whose protein sequence is MDYQTMLKPELIFLNVDAEDRIDLYQQVAKELLKLGYVKDSYESALNQREDEFPTGVVSDLISIALPHANPENIYKPFVCVVTTRKPIPMLQMGYNTEEQAKVFFFLGITHADDQLILLQKFMALIQDPIFVKHLDKIHDNAEMFTYLTKEFK
- a CDS encoding PTS sugar transporter subunit IIB, which gives rise to MAKIIVACGSGVASSELVVKHISDFFEDHHITGVEVEATDFKKLPDILANYDIYVWIARPSEEIQQIVDDKNIASVNGLPIFTGQKPEISYKAIITALKRMQS
- a CDS encoding PTS galactitol transporter subunit IIC translates to MDVLKTIVNYVLNLGAPVFVPLIMFILATIAGLKLKKSVLAALTLGVAFSGMTLVVNYMMDSISPAAKAMSKVFHLSLNAIDAGWTGVAAITWSYKSAFLFFPLLLAINFIMLTFNWTKTLNVDMWNVWNKIFTYVVVLYFTHNAFYGFLVAGLQIVLELKAGDMWQRHIEDLTGMPGVTVPHFVTLFAVILQPLNKLLDFIPAMNRPFDSAALQKKIGVFGDNTVMGAIIGVLLGFGAGYSVSGSLNLAIEAATAMTLFPMISKLFMQALSPIADAMSDFMKKHFNGREFFIGLDWPILAGRNELWVTVVILVPIMLIFAMILPGNTVLPFAGIINLSFVVAALLLTGANLLRMLVLGVITTPIFLYGATYFAPVITNLARTTGTVKVRAGQQLSWSTFEGPDFRLFFAKAFTGEWWAIALVILWLLGFVWLYIDQNKLKLPSQRYTTGNSSPVSVTTTTSNISTADVNLDDLDGLDFGTTSHNKKATSEKQASNLNDVDNMDFSHASKQK
- a CDS encoding class II aldolase/adducin family protein; protein product: MTEEYVFEAERRDLAMVSREMFNRKNTNIAGGNISVKITASHNIDFGRVHIKKYHDYIIMTPTFMSEAWYGKLDGAQILVVDLETGQQIDGVGRLTREINMHLEAYAANPAITVVYHSHAEESMFWATIGQDMPNVTEITAVNQSLGKIHCLPYEPACSKALADQVHTSLVDLGDAALENIFLLNSHGVLITCTDLHAATRILETVEWNAKIAYQQTVFKSLGLLKKYQSCGKNTDAFLN